The following coding sequences lie in one Rutidosis leptorrhynchoides isolate AG116_Rl617_1_P2 chromosome 6, CSIRO_AGI_Rlap_v1, whole genome shotgun sequence genomic window:
- the LOC139854251 gene encoding uncharacterized mitochondrial protein AtMg00810-like, whose product MDPLSYFLGIEVNRNGHDTILSQRKYIHELLERAELSHSKLISYPMTTNVNHVLGDSETFNKPVKCHQVGGALRYVTLSRRDIKFAVKKVFQCMQSPTQNHWSAVTGIPRYLQGPADHGLRFMQDLGTILHAYTDSAYNSLNSFSDVNWEICIDDLQSMKGYVIYLGSNLVSWSARKQKH is encoded by the coding sequence ATGGATCCTCTTTCATATTTTCTTGGGATTGAAGTCAACAGGAATGGTCACGACACGATTCTATCACAACGTAAATACATCCATGAACTCTTAGAGCGTGCCGAATTATCTCATTCTAAACTGATTTCATATCCTATGACAACCAATGTGAACCATGTTCTTGGTGATAGTGAAACATTTAATAAACCAGTTAAGTGTCATCAAGTTGGTGGTGCACTTCGGTATGTTACGTTATCTCGACGGGATATCAAATTTGCAGTCAAAAAAGTCTTCCAATGCATGCAATCCCCCACTCAAAATCATTGGTCAGCAGTTACAGGGATTCCTCGTTACTTACAGGGACCCGCCGACCATGGGCTGCGATTTATGCAAGACTTGGGCACCATCCTTCATGCCTACACTGATTCAGCCTACAACTCGTTGAACAGCTTCTCTGATGTCAACTGGGAAATATGCATAGATGACCTTCAATCCATGAAAGGATATGTTATCTATCTAGGCTCAAACCTAGTATCATGGTCAGCTAGAAAACAAAAGCATTAG